A part of Escherichia marmotae genomic DNA contains:
- the fbaA gene encoding class II fructose-bisphosphate aldolase has product MSKIFDFVKPGVITGDEVQKVFQVAKENNFALPAVNCVGTDSINAVLETAAKVKAPVIVQFSNGGASFIAGKGVKSDVPQGAAILGAISGAHHVHQMAEHYGVPVILHTDHCAKKLLPWIDGLLDAGEKHFAATGKPLFSSHMIDLSEESLQENIEICSKYLERMSKIGMTLEIELGCTGGEEDGVDNSHMDASALYTQPEDVDYAYTELSKISPRFTIAASFGNVHGVYKPGNVVLTPTILRDSQEYVSKKHNLPHNSLNFVFHGGSGSTAQEIKDSVSYGVVKMNIDTDTQWATWEGVLNYYKENEAYLQGQLGNPKGEDQPNKKYYDPRVWLRAGQTSMIARLEKAFQELNAIDVL; this is encoded by the coding sequence ATGTCTAAGATTTTTGATTTCGTAAAACCTGGCGTAATCACTGGTGATGAAGTACAGAAAGTTTTCCAGGTAGCAAAAGAAAATAACTTCGCACTGCCAGCAGTAAACTGCGTCGGTACTGACTCCATCAACGCCGTACTGGAAACCGCTGCTAAAGTTAAAGCGCCGGTTATCGTTCAGTTCTCCAACGGCGGTGCTTCCTTTATCGCTGGTAAAGGCGTGAAATCTGATGTTCCGCAGGGGGCTGCAATCCTGGGCGCTATCTCTGGTGCGCATCACGTACACCAGATGGCTGAACACTACGGTGTTCCTGTAATCCTGCACACTGACCACTGCGCGAAGAAACTGCTGCCGTGGATCGACGGTCTGCTGGACGCAGGTGAAAAACACTTCGCAGCTACCGGTAAGCCGCTGTTCTCTTCTCACATGATCGACCTGTCTGAAGAATCTCTGCAAGAGAACATCGAAATCTGCTCTAAATACCTGGAGCGCATGTCCAAAATCGGTATGACTCTGGAAATCGAACTGGGTTGCACTGGTGGTGAAGAAGACGGTGTGGACAACAGCCACATGGACGCTTCTGCACTGTACACCCAGCCGGAAGACGTTGATTACGCATACACCGAGCTGAGCAAAATCAGCCCGCGTTTCACCATCGCGGCTTCCTTCGGTAACGTACACGGCGTTTACAAGCCGGGTAACGTGGTTCTGACCCCGACTATCCTGCGTGATTCTCAGGAATATGTTTCTAAGAAACACAACCTGCCGCACAACAGCCTGAACTTCGTATTCCACGGCGGTTCCGGTTCTACTGCTCAGGAAATCAAAGACTCCGTAAGCTACGGCGTAGTGAAAATGAACATCGATACCGATACCCAATGGGCAACCTGGGAAGGTGTTCTGAACTACTACAAAGAAAACGAAGCTTACCTGCAGGGTCAATTGGGCAACCCGAAAGGCGAAGATCAGCCGAACAAGAAATACTACGATCCGCGCGTATGGCTGCGTGCTGGTCAGACTTCGATGATCGCTCGTCTGGAAAAAGCATTCCAGGAACTGAACGCAATCGACGTTCTGTAA
- the pgk gene encoding phosphoglycerate kinase, whose amino-acid sequence MSVIKMTDLDLAGKRVFIRADLNVPVKDGKVTSDARIRASLPTIELALKQGAKVMVTSHLGRPTEGEYNEEFSLLPVVNYLKDKLSNPVRLVKDYLDGVDVAEGELVVLENVRFNKGEKKDDETLSKKYAALCDVFVMDAFGTAHRAQASTHGIGKFADVACAGPLLAAELDALGKALKEPARPMVAIVGGSKVSTKLTVLDSLSKIADQLIVGGGIANTFIAAQGHDVGKSLYEADLVDEAKRLLTTCNIPVPSDVRVATEFSETAPATLKSVNDVKADEQILDIGDASAQELAEILKNAKTILWNGPVGVFEFPNFRKGTEIVANAIADSEAFSIAGGGDTLAAIDLFGIADKISYISTGGGAFLEFVEGKVLPAVAMLEERAKK is encoded by the coding sequence ATGTCTGTAATTAAGATGACCGATCTGGATCTTGCTGGGAAACGTGTATTTATCCGTGCGGATCTGAACGTACCAGTAAAAGACGGGAAAGTAACCAGCGACGCACGTATCCGTGCTTCTCTGCCGACCATTGAACTGGCCCTGAAACAAGGCGCGAAAGTGATGGTAACTTCCCACCTGGGTCGTCCTACCGAAGGCGAGTACAACGAAGAATTCTCTCTGCTGCCGGTTGTTAACTACCTGAAAGACAAACTGTCTAACCCGGTTCGTCTGGTTAAAGATTACCTCGACGGCGTTGACGTTGCTGAAGGTGAACTGGTTGTTCTGGAAAACGTTCGCTTCAACAAAGGCGAGAAGAAAGACGACGAAACCCTGTCCAAAAAATATGCTGCACTGTGTGACGTATTCGTAATGGACGCATTCGGTACTGCTCACCGCGCGCAGGCTTCTACTCATGGTATCGGTAAATTTGCTGACGTTGCGTGCGCAGGCCCGCTGCTGGCGGCTGAACTTGACGCGCTGGGTAAAGCACTGAAAGAACCTGCTCGTCCGATGGTGGCTATCGTTGGTGGTTCTAAAGTTTCTACCAAACTGACCGTTCTGGATTCCCTGTCTAAAATCGCTGACCAGTTGATCGTTGGTGGTGGTATCGCAAACACCTTTATCGCGGCACAAGGCCACGATGTAGGTAAATCTCTGTACGAAGCAGACCTGGTTGACGAAGCAAAACGTCTGCTGACCACCTGCAACATCCCGGTTCCGTCTGATGTTCGCGTAGCAACTGAGTTCTCTGAAACTGCTCCGGCTACCCTGAAATCTGTTAACGACGTGAAAGCTGACGAGCAGATCCTGGATATCGGTGATGCTTCCGCACAGGAACTGGCTGAAATCCTGAAGAATGCGAAAACTATTCTGTGGAACGGCCCGGTTGGCGTGTTCGAATTCCCGAACTTCCGCAAAGGTACTGAAATCGTGGCTAACGCTATCGCAGATAGCGAAGCGTTCTCCATCGCTGGCGGCGGCGACACTCTGGCAGCAATCGACCTGTTCGGCATTGCTGACAAAATCTCCTACATCTCCACTGGTGGCGGCGCATTCCTTGAATTCGTAGAAGGTAAAGTACTGCCTGCAGTAGCGATGCTCGAAGAGCGCGCTAAGAAGTAA
- the epd gene encoding erythrose-4-phosphate dehydrogenase, translating into MTVRVAINGFGRIGRNVVRAVYESGRRAEITVVAINELADAAGMAHLLKYDTSHGRFAWEVRQERDQLFVGDDAIRVLHERSLQSLPWRELGVDVVLDCTGVYGTREHGEAHIAAGAQKVLFSHPGSNALDATIVYGVNQDQLRAEHRIVSNASCTTNCIIPVIKLLDDAYGIESGTVTTIHSAMHDQQVIDAYHPDLRRTRAASQSIIPVDTKLAAGITRFFPQFNDRFEAIAVRVPTINVTVIDLSVTVKKPVKANEVNQLLQKAAQGAFHGIVDYTELPLVSVDFNHDPHSAIVDGTQTRVSGAHLIKTLVWCDNEWGFANRMIDTTLAMAAVAFR; encoded by the coding sequence ATGACCGTACGCGTAGCGATAAATGGCTTCGGTCGCATCGGGCGTAATGTGGTTCGTGCTGTGTATGAATCCGGACGCCGGGCGGAAATCACCGTGGTGGCAATCAACGAACTGGCGGATGCTGCGGGCATGGCGCATTTGTTGAAATATGACACCAGTCATGGCCGTTTTGCATGGGAAGTGCGTCAGGAACGCGATCAACTTTTTGTTGGTGATGACGCCATCCGCGTATTGCATGAACGTTCACTGCAATCGCTCCCCTGGCGTGAACTTGGCGTCGATGTGGTGCTCGATTGCACCGGCGTGTATGGCACCCGCGAGCATGGCGAAGCGCATATTGCCGCCGGGGCCCAAAAAGTGCTCTTTTCACATCCTGGCAGCAACGCTCTCGACGCAACTATTGTTTATGGCGTCAATCAGGATCAACTTCGCGCGGAACATCGCATTGTTTCTAACGCTTCCTGTACCACGAATTGCATAATTCCCGTCATCAAATTGTTAGATGATGCGTACGGCATTGAGTCCGGCACTGTGACCACAATTCACTCCGCCATGCACGATCAGCAGGTTATTGATGCGTACCATCCCGACCTGCGCCGCACTCGGGCCGCCAGTCAGTCGATCATCCCGGTCGATACTAAACTGGCCGCCGGTATCACGCGTTTTTTCCCGCAGTTTAACGATCGCTTTGAAGCGATTGCGGTACGTGTGCCAACCATTAATGTGACGGTAATCGACCTGAGCGTGACGGTGAAGAAACCTGTAAAAGCCAATGAAGTCAACCAGTTGTTGCAAAAGGCAGCACAAGGTGCATTTCATGGTATAGTTGACTATACGGAATTGCCGTTGGTCTCTGTAGATTTTAACCACGACCCGCACAGTGCCATTGTCGATGGCACCCAAACCCGGGTCAGTGGCGCACACCTGATCAAAACGTTGGTCTGGTGCGATAACGAATGGGGCTTTGCTAACCGAATGATCGACACGACGTTAGCGATGGCCGCTGTTGCTTTCAGGTAA